A single genomic interval of Alligator mississippiensis isolate rAllMis1 chromosome 15, rAllMis1, whole genome shotgun sequence harbors:
- the LOC102560159 gene encoding tyrosine-protein kinase Fes/Fps, protein MPSCVPSGPSGYGEIKEPPASRARCWAGAKPLTCPFSALFPHPCKLPPPVPLVPAAQKPLSQQDWYHGSIPRQEALALLAGEGDFLVRESQGQPDKCVLSLMAGGQCRHFIIQSCNGQYCLDPMGAAAPSIPALIHLYLQSHQGLTQKCPFLLRQPVIKAKWDLGLEDVVLGELLGCVSEAAMPQPGSP, encoded by the exons ATGCCCAGCTGCGTCCCCTCCGGCCCATCCGGGTATGGGGAGATCAAGGAGCCGCCAGCAAGCAGGgccaggtgctgggctggggccaagccTCTGACCTGCCCCTTCTCTGCTCTCTTTCCTCACCCCTGCAAGCTACCCCCTCCAGTGCCTCTGGTCCCGGCAGCCCAGAAGCCCCTGAGCCAACAGGACTGGTACCACGGCTCCATCCCCCGGCAggaggccctggccctgctggcaggtgAGGGCGACTTCTTGGTGAGGGAAAGCCAAGGACAGCCGGACAAGTGTGTCCTATCCCTGATGGCTGGAGGGCAGTGTCGACACTTCATCATCCAGAGCTGCAAT ggccAGTACTGCTTGGACCCCATGGGTGCTGCCGCTCCCAGCATCCCTGCCCTGATCCATCTCTACCTGCAGTCGCACCAGGGGCTCACCCAGAAGTGCCCCTTTCTCCTGCGCCAGCCTGTGATCAAG GCGAAATGGGACCTGGGCCTGGAGGACGTGGTGCtaggggagctgctgggctgcgtgAGTGAAGCCGCAATGCCCCAGCCGGGTTCTCCATAA
- the RXFP4 gene encoding relaxin-3 receptor 2 — MPAGGTQESGWLNSSRNSSLPDAWDLSDEGALPADGIWALRLLVSGVYSAVCGAGLLGNGLVLYLLQARQARPGPAIDVFVFSLALADFHFALTLPFWAVETALDFRWPFGPAMCKLVLTLTILSVYANAFLLTTMSIARYCSVASAIRPGHKLTPAAARWISACLWLAAAVATAPTTVFATVAEVAGERLCLLKFPSPRWLGLYHLQKVLLAFAGPLTAISVSYLLLLGFLRRHRVGARAHCGHRDRVAASVRLMVAAFFVCWFPNQAVTFWGALVKLRAVPWNSSFYVLHTYVFPLTTCLAHSSSCLNPVLYCLMRREFRRALKEVSGKLLAMPACLCCPQEEQPPVAVLLSPRDSPSGAVLGAEKGYTLMSTSTTALDPRARDNAQPGEAGMGAAE, encoded by the coding sequence ATGCCAGCGGGTGGGACTCAGGAGTCCGGCTGGCTCAACAGCTCCAGGAACAGCTCCCTCCCAGACGCCTGGGACCTGAGCGATGAAGGCGCGCTACCGGCTGACGGCATCTGGGCCCTGCGGCTGCTGGTCTCTGGGGTGTACTCGGCCGTGTGCGGTGCGGGGCTGCTGGGCAATGGGCTGGTGCTCTACCTGCTGCAGGCGCGCCAGGCCCGGCCGGGTCCTGCCATCGACGTCTTCGTCTTCAGCCTGGCGCTGGCCGACTTCCACTTTGCCCTGACGCTGCCTTTCTGGGCCGTGGAGACGGCGCTGGACTTCCGGTGGCCTTTCGGCCCGGCCATGTGCAAGCTGGTTCTCACCCTCACCATTCTCAGCGTCTACGCCAACGCCTTCCTCCTCACCACCATGAGCATAGCCCGCTACTGCTCTGTGGCCTCGGCCATCAGGCCTGGCCACAAGCTGACGCCCGCTGCGGCCCGCTGGatctctgcctgcctgtggctggctGCCGCGGTGGCCACTGCACCCACCACGGTTTTCGCCACAGTGGCAGAGGTGGCCGGAGAGCGGCTCTGCTTGCTCAAGTTCCCCAGCCCGCGCTGGTTGGGTCTCTACCACCTCCAGAAGGTGCTCCTGGCCTTCGCCGGGCCGCTGACTGCCATCTCTGTCTCCTACCTGCTGCTCCTTGGCTTCCTCCGGCGGCACCGTGTCGGTGCCCGGGCTCACTGTGGGCACCGGGACCGCGTGGCCGCTTCGGTGCGGCTGATGGTGGCTGCCTTCTTCGTGTGCTGGTTCCCCAACCAGGCCGTGACCTTCTGGGGGGCGCTGGTCAAGCTGCGGGCTGTGCCATGGAACAGCAGCTTCTACGTGCTGCACACCTACGTCTTCCCCCTCACCACGTGcctggcacacagcagcagctgcctcaacCCCGTGCTCTACTGCCTCATGCGCCGGGAATTTCGGCGGGCGCTGAAGGAGGTCAGCGGAAAGCTGCTGGCCATGCCCGCCTGCCTCTGTTGCCCACAGGAGGAGCAGCCGCCAGTCGCCGTGCTCCTGAGCCCACGGGACAGCCCCAGTGGCGCCGTGCTAGGGGCCGAGAAGGGGTACACCTTGATGTccaccagcaccactgccctgGATCCCAGAGCCAGGGACAATGCCCAGcctggggaggcagggatgggagcCGCTGAGTGA